The Lysinibacillus irui sequence AACCTCGTAATTAGCCTGTATAATGTATGTCATTATACAATAATTAGTACGAAAAAAAGACGAGAAGGTTTCAAAGATGTTTCTCGTCGCTTTTCCACTTATATTCACTAAACTTCTTCTGTCCAGCCGTTTTCTTGCTTTACTTTACCTGCCTTCATGAGTGTTCCTAAGGCACGTTTGAATGCACCTTTACTCATGTTAAACATGTCTTGAATCTCTTCAGGAGATGATTTATCACCAAATGGCATTTTACCTCCCACACCTTGTAGATAATTCAATATTTGTTGTGCGTCATTTGAAAGACGCTCATGTTTTCTCGGTAAAAGAGATGCATTCATTGAACCATCTTCTTTTACATCGATAATACGAACAACGACATCTTGTCCTAGTCGAGGCTCTGCATTGCGCTCCGATTCATGAACAAAGATACGGTAAGGAATTTCTACACCTAGCAAAAATGAGCCCACTGGTAACAAGCGGTACGGACGTGCTAGGATATTTTTATTGTGCATATCTTCAAATGCACCTTCGTAAAGCTCCGAAATTTTTTCTTCCGTTGCTAAACGTCCAAATAACTCACCATTACGATCTGTACGCAATGTCATAAATAAATGATCGCCTGGTTCTGGCCATAACTCTTTTATAGCAGGTAGATCCTCTGCCTTTACTAAAACCTCACGTGATGTACCAATATCTACAAATGCGCCTTCACGCTCCACCACTTTCAAGACGCGCGCCCAGCCATATTCACCTTGTGTAAAAGACGGAATAGCAGTAGTAGCAGCTAAATCGCCACGGCGATCCACAAATAAAAATACTTCAAGGCGGTCACCTACAGTAAGTGGCTCTGTTACCTCTGAAGCATTTAAAGGTAGTTCTTCAACTCCATTTGTTAAAATCCATTTCGATGTTTGTTGCTCTAATACCGTTAACGTAACGACTTCACCCGATTTTAATTCGTTCATATTGACTTCCTTTCCTTCACACCATCATTTTAAAGATGGTGCTGTGTCTTAGATGCTTCCAATTTTTTCACGATGTCTGGATTCTCTTCCATTACTTGCACAAGATCTGCAATACGATCGATTGAATTCCAGCTTAAGTGATGCTCAATTCCCTCAACATCATCATAAATACGCTCTTCATCCACACCAATCATCCGTAAAAACTGCTCGAGCAATTCATGGCGCTGCACAAGACGCTTTCCAAGCTTTTCTCCTTTAGGCGTCAATGTCAGTCCACGGTACTTTTCATAAACTAAATAACCATCTTTATCTAATTTTTGAACCATTTTTGTAACAGAAGAAGGAAGAACAGATAATGCTTCAGCGATGTCAGACACACGTGCATATCCTTTGTTGGCAATTAATAAATATATTTGTTCGATATGGTCCTCCATACTTGGTGTTGGCATATCCTTTTCCCTCTCTTTCCTTTTCTTATCTCTAGTTTACTACAAGCTTGGCTTAAAAGTTAACTGAAAATACATATGCCAGAAAAACACTCGCTGTAAAACTTAAATAGAGCCCCTTCTATTAAGAAGTAGGCTCTACTTTGTGTCGAGGATACTTATTTACCACATGTAACGCATGAATAATCTCTTTGTTGATGCGCTCAATACTTTCAGGAGTATTCATTTCTTTAAATGCCTCATCTCTAGCTTCCATAGATGTAACATACTTACTTGGCAATGCGTTGAGTGTAAGTGCCACCGTGTCGAATTCACAGATTGTGCATTTACAAAATGTTTGATATTCTGGTCCTCGTAGTAAAAAGCTTACTAAACCACGCACAATTTCTTCTGTAACATTTACTAAAATAGGATCTGACATATTCAAACTTTCGCCTCATTTATATTTAATTGTTACATTACTCCTGAAACTATAATAGCCTTAATAAAAGTCTTTTTCAAGAATCACTAGTAGCATCTATTTACATATAATGTATAGTGTCAAAGTAAGGTTAATATCCTACTTATTTCTATTGATACATACCTTAATTACTACTTTTTTGTTCTTATTAGTCTTAATGAATTAAAGACCACTAATAACGTAGCACCCATATCAGCAAAAATGGCTATCCATAATGTTAACCATCCTGGGATGACAAGTAGTAACGCTATTAATTTTAAAGCTAGGGCAAATATAATATTCTCTTTAATGATCCGTAATGTTTTTCTGCTTAAGCCAATTGTGTAAGGCAGCTTTGTTAAATCGTCACCCATTAGGGCAATATCAGCTGTCTCAAGGGCAGCATCCGTTCCTGCGCCTCCCATGGCAATTCCTACATTCGCTGTGGCCAATGCTGGTGCATCGTTTACACCATCCCCGACCATTGCTACTGCACCAAACTGTGCACGTAAATCCTTAATCGCCATTAATTTTTCTTCTGGTAATAAACTAGCGCGCACATCTGTCATTTTTAATGTTGTAGCAATAGCTTGTGCAGTAGGCTCTGCATCACCTGTTAACATCACCATATGCTTTACTTTTAAGGCATTTAATTTATGCAAGACATCCTTACTTTCTTGACGCAATTGATCAGCAATTCCAATCAAGCCAATAAGTTGATCATTGGAAACAACTGCTACTACTGTTTTACCCTGATCTTGAAGTTTCTTAACCTTGTTTTCAATATTTTTATCAACAGAAGCTAATGTAGCCACCCATTTCAGGCTACCTACATATATTCTCTGGCTGTCTACAGTAGCATAGGCACCTTTGCCAGTTACTGATTGAAAATCTGTTGGTACTAGCTCTTGTAAGTTTTTATTATGCAAAGTATTTAAAATAGCTTTTGCTAAAGGATGCTGTGATTGTTTTTCTACCGCAGCCACTAATTGCAAAAGATAATCCTCGGACCGTTCATCCGTTGTCAAAATGTCTGTTACTGCAGGCTGCCCTTTAGTTAACGTCCCCGTTTTATCAAAGGCTACCGCTTCAATATGACCTAATTGTTCTAAATAAACACCGCCTTTAATAAGAACACCTTGCCTTGCAGCGTTTCCAATAGCAGTGACAATCGCAACCGGAGTAGAAACAACAAGTGCACATGGACATCCTACAACTAGCACGGCTAATCCTTGGTAAATCCAGTGTTGCCAATCCCCTACAAATAAAGGTGGAATTATAGCTACTAGAAAAGCAATGATCATAATGGCAGGTGTGTAATATTTAGCAAACCGATCAACAAATTGCTGTGAAGGAGCTTTTTCGGCCTGTGCTTCTTCAACAAGATGAATAATTTTAGCAATGGTTGTGTCCTCAACACGCTTTGTTACACGGACTTCTAGTGCACCTTCCTCATTCAATGTACCTGCAAAAACTTCATCATTTACCGTTTTATTAACTGGAATCGATTCGCCTGTAATGGCTGCTTGATTTACTGCCGATAAACCGCTAATGACAATGCCGTCCATCGCAATTTTTTGGCCTGGCTTAACAATTAGAATATCCCCTATTTGAATTTCTTCAGTAGGCAGTTCAATCTCATGGAAATGCTCACCGTGGGCTCTTTTAATAATCGCTGTTGGCGGAGCAATATCCATTAACTGACGGATTGATTGACGTGCTTTATCCATTGAATACGCCTCTAATGCTTCACTGACAGCAAATAAAAACACGACTACTGCCGCTTCTTCCCACTCACCAATAATGGCAGCTCCAATGATAGCGATGGTCATCAGAGTCTTCATATCAAATTCAAAACGTGCTAGATTTCGAAAGCCCGTTTTAAAAATACCCACACCGCCCACAAGGATAGCTAGGATAAACATTGTAATTGGAAGTGGGTTTGTTTCCCCACGCATATTAACTAATAAGTAGCCTAGAATAACAAAGAACAAAGAAATCCCTGCTAATACATTTTCCTTTTTACGGTAAAATGGTGTGGATTTTTCGAGTGTTCTTGCCACTGACTGAGTAACCTTAATGCCATCAAATGCGCCGGCTTCTTCAATTTGATTCACACTAATAGAGCCAACTACAGTTATTTTAGAAGCACCAAAATTGACTTGTGCATCTTGTACCTCAGGAATAGCCTTTACATTTTTCTCAAACTTTGCAGCACAACTCGCGCACGATAAATTTTGTAGCCTGTATTCTTGTTTAGTTGGTGTCGCTGCCATTCGCAATCCCCTCTTTCGCATGTTCATAGGCAATTGTTACGATTTGGTATACATGCTCATCCGCTAAAGAGTAATACACTTGCTTTCCTTTGCGGTGTGATTTTGCTAAATTATTGTCTTTTAGATAACGTAAATGATGTGATGCTGTTGCAACTGATGAACCAATAATAGAAGCAACATCACACACACATAACTCCTCTTCTACCTTTAAAGCATAGGCAATTTTAAGTCTAGTTTCATCAGATAAGGCTTTCAAAAACTTTGCTACACCCGATAAATCTGGCATTTGTTGCTGTACCCTTGTAACCGCTTCTTCGTTTACATGTGTCGTTTCACATATTTCCTTTGGCATTTTATCACCTCATTCAAATATTCGTTTGATTGTATTCAATGTAACATATTAATCCATCATATTCAAATGTGCATTTGAATGATAATGATTTATATCATTGTATTTTCTAGTCAATATAGAAAATTACAGAATCAAGAAAAAAAAGATTAGCGCACTTAATAAGTACGCTAATCTTTTATTACTGTGCCTTTAATTGCAATGTTTTACCTTTTATCTCTTCTTGTTTCACAAATGTTTGATGATATTCCCCTTTCGCCCAATCAAGTACCTGGTCTTGATACCAATCAGACTTTACATGTCCACTTTGACCTGGACCGACAATATGATAGGCGGAGCTTAGATCACCGACATCCACGACAAAGCGCCAAGATGCACCGTGATCCACATTACCAGCTAAATCATTGTCTGCTGCCTGCACCGTAACCTTGGAGCCGCCAATCGGTACCTTTTTAGCATTAAAATAGGCTGCAAGAATTGGGGACGCGCTCCCTAATGTGTGATCAAAAGTAAGCTGATGGAAATCCCCCCACTGCCACTTCGAAGCGTTTTTACCGAATTGATCCTCTAATTGGGCAACTGTGAGCTCGAGTGCCTTGAAAACTGCTTTATCCACGCCACCCTGTTCCTCTATCCAAATGCTTTTCTCCCCTGCATACGCTGTTCGTAAAAGCTGGTCTGTAATATTAAATTTCCCATACATAATGTTGTACATATCTTCTGGCATTTGATCTTTAAACAATACTTCTTGTAGCTTTATCATAAGTGTATGGAAGACGAGAGGTGCACCTGATTCTTTTGCATCCACCATGTCCCAATCCTCTAACATAGCAATAATCTCTGCATAATTACCATCCTGATCTTGAGCTTTTATAGAAGTTAATAAATTGGGTAAGAACTCTCTTGCATAAAGGTTATGTTGATCCATTTGTAAAGCCATCATATCCTCTACGGTGATAGAATCATTTGCCTCTAGCACTTCCTTAATTCTCTCGAAACGATAAGGTTGAGCCCAGAAATCTGTGATGTGATATGGATAGTCTTCTCCTATTACTTGGTTATTTGCTGTTGCAATAAAGCCTTCTTTTGGATTCACCACAGTTGGTAGCTCCTCCCAAGGAATAAAGCCCTCCCAACCATATTCGCTAGAATCACCTGGAACAGGTAATTGACCATCCCCTTGCTTACGAATTGGTATTTGACCATTGGCTTTATAGGCTATAGTGCCATCCTTTGATGCAAAAACAAAGTTTTGAGCTGGCGCCTTAAAATCCTCTAGTGCTTTTTCAAAGTCACCCCAAGATTTCGCCTTATTAAAGCCAAGCACCGCTCTCAGTTCTGCTGTAGATTGAAGTGCCGTCCATTGCATTGAGAATTGTGCTGTTGGCTCTGTATCCTTGAATGCTAAATCTGTCATAATGGGCCCGTGACGAGTCACAACGACTTCAAAGTCTACCGTTTCTCCATCCTTCACCTTGATAGATTCATCACGTACCTCTGCTTGCTCCCACTTACCATCATATCGGAACTGTGTTGGATCATCCGGATTTGGTATTTCAATGTATAAGTCCTGAACATCAGGACCCACATTCGTAACACCCCATGCAATTTCATCATTATGGCCTAAAATAATACCTGGAATCCCTGCAAAAATAACACCACTAACATTTTGTTCCGGCGATTGGAGATGCATTTGATACCAAATAGATGGCGTGCTTAATCCTAGATGTGGATCATCTGCTAAAATCGGTGTTCCTGATTTTGTTTTATCACCAGCTACAACCCAGTTATTACTACCGTTAAACTCATTTGGTAACAAGTCTGCATTGAATTGCCCTGCCACTGCAACAGGATTTTTTATGTTAGCCTCGATGATAGATGAGGCATTTTTAGGATATTTGATAAATAATTCTTTCGCCTTTTCCTCTTCAAAGTTTTGTAAAGCCCAATGACGGAAGGCTAATGTATTCCAATTTCCTCCTAAGTCATAAGCCATATACTTACCAATTGTTAAGGAATCAACGACGGTCCACTCCTCTGGCTCATAACCCAACAAAGCAAATTCATAACTTAATGTATTTTTTTCCTTTGCCTGTGCAATAAATGCATTTACCCCTTCAGCATACCATTCGAGTACTTGCTTACTTTCTTCATCATAAGCTGCCAATGATTTTTCAGCTGCATCACGTAAACTAAATGTACGGAAATGTTTGTCCGAATTAACTGTTGCTTCCCCAATAATTTCAGACAATCGACCACTTGCCTGCCTTCTAGCTAAGTCCATTTGAAAAAGTCGATCTTGTGCTTGAACATAGCCTTGCGCACGATATAAGTCAGCATCTGTTTTTGCAAAGATATGCGGAACTCCCTTGTCATCCCTTGTAACTGTCACATCCTGATCAAGAATCTCCACAGCCAACTCACCATCAATTACAGGCTTAGATTTATTCATAAACCATGTAAATCCAATAAAAGCTACAATCACTACAGCTGCCAGTATGCCAGCCATAACAAGCAGCCACTTTTTCCATTTAAACTTTCTCTTCCCCATCTAATACCCCCTCTTTGCACTATATTCTTGTACTACCTTCCCAACCCCTTAAAACATAGCTTAATCAACAATTTTTTTACAAATTTCCGTATGTTATGTATGTAAAATAGTCCATAAATACAAAATTTTATATTTATTCGCTATTAGAATAGTATAAACAATAAGAATTATGAAGGCTACCGTGCAATGATATTTTCATATAGAAGCTATTTTGGGCGAGGGATTCTATTGATGGGGCGTTGCCATGATCTTTGAGCGGTTTTTCTACCGGTTGAAGTGCTTTCCCTCATTCTTTGAGCGGATTCTCCCCCGATTGGAGCGCTTTCCCTCATTCTTTGAGCGGTTTCTCCTCTGATTGGAGCGCCTTCCAACCACCTTTGAGCGGTTTCTCCTCTGATTGGAGCACTTTCCCTCATTCTTTGAGCGCTTTCTCCACTAGTTGGAGCGCTTTCCAACCACATTTGAGCGGTTTCTCCCCCGATTGGAGCACCTTCCCTCATTCTTTGAGCAGAAGGTTATCCTCATTGGAGTGCTTTTCCATCTTCTTTTGAGCGATTTCCACTGCATGTGGACCGAGTTCTCTCCCTGATGGTAAGCCCCCAGCATATTAAGTCCCATTCTTGAGTGAATTCTTCATTCGAGTGTATGCAATCAAACACCCTTATGGCTTTCTAAAACGGCAAAAAAATCGTATTTTCTATAGAAAATACGATTTTTAAAACTAGAAATGTAATTGCAATTCAATTGGACAATGATCACTGCCCATAACATGAGGATGAATAGTTGCTACGTCGATTTGTTCCTTCAGCTGATCAGACACAATAAAATAATCAATACGCCATCCAATATTACGTTCGCGTACTTTATTCATATAGGACCACCATGTGTAATGGTCAGTTTCTTCAGGATGCTTATATCGGAAGGAGTCGACAAAGCCACTAGCTAATAGCTCTGAGAATTTTTCACGTTCTTCATATGTAAATCCTGAGTTTCCTATGTTCGACTTTGCATTTTTTAAATCAATTTCCGTATGTGCTACATTGAGGTCACCACAATAGACTACGGACTTCTTGCTATTGAGCTCCTGTAAATAGCAGGCTAAACGGTCTTCCCATTCTAACCGCAGTGGTAATCTTGCTAAGTCCCGTTGTGCATTAGGCGTATAAACATTTACTAAATAGAACGCTTCATATTCCAAGGTAATGATTCTACCTTCATCCTGAGAATCTTCATCTCCTACTCCATACTTAACAGACAATGGTGTGTGCTTGGTGAATATAGCTGTTCCAGAATAGCCTTTTTTCTGTGCATAATTCCAATACTGTTCATAGCCATCGAGAGGCAGTTCCACTTGTCCAGCTTGACATTTAGTTTCTTGAATACAAAAGAAATCCGCTTCTACCTGATTAAAAAACTCCAAAAAGCCTTTTCCTAAGCAAGCTCGTATTCCATTAACATTCCACGATATTAATTTCAATTCATCCTCACTCCTAAGAAAAACGCCCTCCGACTTCAGCGAAGGGCGTCATATTATAGATCATCACCAACAATTTTAACCTCTGTTTCTAACTCAATACCAAATTTCTCTTTCACGACACGTTGCACCATTTGGATTGTCTCAATATAGTCAGAAGCAGTGGCATTCCCTTTATTGACAATAAAGCCGGCATGCTTGGTAGAGACTTCTGCTCCACCTATCCCTTTACCTTGCAAGCCACTATCTTGTATAAGCTTACCTGCAAAATGACCAGGTGGGCGTTTGAAAACACTTCCAGCTGACGGATATTCTAAAGGCTGCTTTGATTCACGCTGGAATGTTAAATCAGCAATCTTCGCATCAATTTCCTCCTGCACTCCTACGTCTAATTGAAATTCAGAGGACAATACATAGTAGCCCTTTTTGGCAATAATGCTTTGACGATAACCAAGCTCTAGCTCATCTTTAGATAATATTAAAATGTCTCCTTCTTTCGTTAACACCTTAGACGAAATAATAATATCTTTAATTTCTCCGCCATATGCACCTGCGTTCATAGCCATTGCTCCTCCAATTGATCCAGGAATACCGCAGGCAAATTCAAAACCTGTTAAAGAAGCTTTTGCAGATAGCTTTGATACATCCTTGATCAGCGCGCCACTTTGTGCATAAACATGCTCACCGTTAATTCGAATTTCATCTAAGCGTGAAAACGTTACAACGATACCTCTATGACCGCCATCGCGAACAACCATATTAGATCCGTTACCTAACATTAATAAAGGAATATTATTTATATATGCATAGCGAATAACTGATGCTGCTTCTTCTTCTGATTCCGGAAGAACAAAAACATCTGCTTTGCCACCTAATTTTGTCATTGTGTATTGCTGTAATGATTCATCTAACTTAATATTGGCAGGATTAATGCTCTTTGCTAAATCCATCGCCCATTGTTCTTTTGACATGAGAGCTAATTCCTTTCTAACGTCCTTCTTACTCTACACCAGTATGGATTTAGAACCCCAATTTGACAAGTAAAATGAAGGGTATTTTTATCTCACATTACAAGACAGGTAAGACCTGTGCAGAGATGATGAATATTATAAAGAAAATTGACCATAATTCCAAGTGTCGTTTTTGGCACAAATATTACATTTCATGTTAAAGCCAACTACTTGCCCATGTTTCTATATTGCGAATCGCACCTTCTAGTGCACGACCTTTATCTGTTAATGAATACTCAACACGAACTGGCACCTCAGAATATACTTTTCGTTCAACAAGCCCCTCTTTTTCAAGCTCCTTTAAACGTTCTGATAACAAGCGTCCACTGACAGGTAATGCAGACTCAATTTCATTAAAACGCTGTGGCCCGTCTAGTAATTGATATAATATTAAACCCGTCCATCGTTTTCCAATTAAATCCATCGCTTTTGCTAAACGAGGACATAAAGTAGTCTCATTCATATTTTTCACCTCTATGTAACTATTGTAACGATTATTGCAGTAAATGTAAATTTGGAGTAACTTATTTACGTAAAATAATTAATTAACTTTTATATATTTAATTACAAAAAGTAACTTTATACATCAATATTGTCATTAATAGGGCAAAAGCGTAATAACACTGCTATTAATAAAATGCACACGTTGACAATTTTATGACTACCTCATATAAATTCATTTCGTATTATGTTCACAGATTACACTTTTTTCAAAGATAACACTTCCACAATTATGAAAAATTTATTGAATAAACCAATTACTTACTTTATCATCGTTGTAGAATGCTGTTTTAGGGGGTTTTTAAATGAAAAAATACACTATTGATTTCAGTCATTCAACAATTAGCTTTTCAGTGCGACATATGATGATTTCCCGAATTCATGGTACGTTTGAATCGTACAACGCTGACATAGTTGCCACCAATATTGAGCAAATGCAAGATACAAACATTTCTTTTACGATTGCTGTGGCTAGTGTCTCAACAAATAATTATGACCGTGATGTCCATCTCGTGTCTCCTGACTTTTTTGATGCAGACGTCTATCCAAAAATAGTATTTACCTCTACATATATTGATAAACTAAGTGAAAAAAATTTTGCGATTCACGGAGATTTAACAATCAAAAACATAACGAAGCCTATCGTATTTACAACAGTATATACAGGGAAAGGTGTCAATCCATGGGCACAAGAAGTATTTGGCTTCCAAGCAAAAGCACAAATCGATCGTCGTGATTTTAATTTAGTCTACAATACGTTTTTAGAAACTGGCGGAGTATTAATCAGTGACGAAATAGACATTGTCATAGACCTTGAGCTAAACCCTCTTTAATGTTAGTTTCTACCTTAAATGAAAGGAAGAACACATTTGCTATGGTTTGAGCATGGTTTACCATTTAAGTCTGTTTATATTTCTATCATCTTTTTAATTGTTTTTGGCAGTATCGTTGGTCTAAAAATAACCATTCGCTGATTTTAACAGTACCTGCCAAGGTTGTTTCAAAACGTACTAATATACGCGGTGGCTCAAATAATACTGGGGCATATACCTCCTATTACGAATGGAGAGGTCTTGAACTAAAAGTGAATGGCTACGACTATGGTTAACTAGTTGGCGATAGCGGAATGTTAACCTATCAAGGCAAACGGTATCAAACTTTATTAGACATAAAAAGGAGAGTAACGAATAATTCGTACTCTCCTTTGCTTTACATTATTTAATTAAATATTTAGCAAAGCCTGATTCTGTATCTCCTAAAAATTCAATACCACTATCTGCAGGAATAAACTTTTGTGCGTCTTTTGCAGTTTGGTATATCACCTTTGTATTTGCCGGGAACGGTACAAATGACCAGTTATTATCCGCAGCAGGATTAATTGTTTTATTAGTCATAATATAATCAACAACAGCTTGACGATTTTCATAAGCATAGTTTGTTACATTGGAGCCGTCAGCATTTTTGAAAGTCGCCCCATATGAGCCACCAACACGGTAATTGTTTGTGATAATAATAAATTCTTGTTTTAAATCAATTGGCTTACCATTATATTGTACATTCTTAATACGATTTGCCTTTTCATCAGTAAGATTACCACGGCGATCATATTTAGCTGGTGATGTCACATCAATTTGATATGTTAAACCATCTAACACATCAAAATTATAAGAGCGTGCTTCTGGATCAATAATATTTTGTTCTTCTGTTTTATTCGGGTCAATTGTTGCAAAAATACCTGCAGCCATCTCTAGCCATTCAATCGCTTGAGCGCCTGTCACTTTAATAGTAGCAACAGTATTGTCATAGTGATAAATGTCGGCCATATTTTTAATAGCAAGTGGCCCTACAGGAATGTTTGTATAATCCAATGGGTTATTTCGAGATCCTGCTTTGAAAGGTGCACCAGCTGAAAGAATTGGTGTCTTTTCATCAGCAGTGCCCTTTAACTCTTGTTCAATAAACCATTTTTGAGCTTGTGTTACGATTTGAATAGAAGGATCATCTTGTACCATTGAGAAATAACTATGGATTGGCGCAGTTGTTTCTCCAACAGGCTGACGGATGTATGTTAATGTGCCTTCATGTGCTTCTTTTATAGCATCCAACACGGTTGTTGATGGTTGTAAGCCTTCTTGCTTGATCGATTGTAATGAACCTTTGCCATCTACCACAACCCACTCTGAGCCTTTTTGTTCCAATTTTAGATCAATGACACCAAGATGGCTACCATAGCTACCTGCCATTACAGTAGGAACACCATGAATTGTACCCTTTTCTTGATCGACATCTTTCAAATCCTTATAGTCACCAGGGAATGTTAAATGAGAGTGCCCTGTAATTAAAGCGTCGATGCCTTCGATTTCTGCAAGCTGGTAACCAACATTTTCAGCACCTTTTACATAAGTGTCCTCTCCAATACCTGAATGTGAAAGAACAACAATGATATCTGCTCCAGCCTTTTGCATTTCTGGTACTACCTCTTTAACTGCTTCGACTGGTTCTTGCATTTCAACTTTACCTGCTAAATGAATGGCATCCCATTCAACAATTTTGGTTGGGACAATGCCTGTTACACCAACTTTAAGCGTATGCTTCTTGCCTGTACTATCAACCACTTCTTTATCAAGAATAACATAAGGTGTATACATGCGTTCTTTTGTTTTTGCATCATAAGTATTAGCATTCACTACAGGATATTTTGCATCATTTAATACTTCATCTAAAAAGTCTAGACCATAGTTAAATTCATGGTTTCCTAATGTTCCACCATCATATTTCAATGCGTTTAGTGCTGCTATAGCTGGATGAATTTCACCCGGCTTTAAGACACTTTCTAATGCTTTATAAGAGCCAAGTGGTGTACCTTGAATTAAATCTCCATTATCGAATAGTAATGTGTTTGGATTTTTAGCGCGTGCTTGTTCAATTAATGTAGCTGTATTCGCTAAACCAACCTCAGATGACGGTGCATCAAGATAGTAATTGTAATTAGCTAAATTGGTATGGATATCTGTCGTTCCTAAAATTTGAAGGTCTACTGACACGCCAGTTGAAGGTGCTTTGTATTCTGCTACAAAGCGCTCTACAATACTCTCCATTTGCTCTTTCGTTACAAAATCGCGAGGGCGAATAGTATTATCCTCAAATGCTTGCAAAATATTTGCAGCGACAGCATTAGCTAAGTCTTGTTTATATGCCTCTGCTATTTGATCTGCATCCTTAAATTGCTCTAAAACAGAGAGGGAAGCGTTTTCACTAACTAGTCCACGAGCGGATATAACAAATGCTTGTTGACGAGTTAATTGATCGTCTGGACCAAATGTAGTAGCTGTTTTACCTTTAATAAGCTTTAATTGTACGGCCTTTTCTACATAGGGTGCTAAATCTTTAGAGACATCGGTAAATGGAAGAGAAGATCCATCTCCTAGCTCTACATCTAAACTTTTTACTAATTCTTTTACATAATCTGCACGTGTTACATCATTGGAAGCAGCATCAGCAGAGAGCCCAAATGGTATAAACGCGAATAGAACTAGTAACATCGCAAAGAAATTAGCTATTAATTTCTTGTTCATACAACAACCTCCTTAATAATCAAGTATTTTCCTACAAATCCTATTATATTAAACTAACTCTATTTTTTACTGAATAAAAAGTCCTAAATATATGTATTTTTAAAAGAATGGGTATTTACTTTTCTCCGAAATAATA is a genomic window containing:
- a CDS encoding CvfB family protein, producing the protein MNELKSGEVVTLTVLEQQTSKWILTNGVEELPLNASEVTEPLTVGDRLEVFLFVDRRGDLAATTAIPSFTQGEYGWARVLKVVEREGAFVDIGTSREVLVKAEDLPAIKELWPEPGDHLFMTLRTDRNGELFGRLATEEKISELYEGAFEDMHNKNILARPYRLLPVGSFLLGVEIPYRIFVHESERNAEPRLGQDVVVRIIDVKEDGSMNASLLPRKHERLSNDAQQILNYLQGVGGKMPFGDKSSPEEIQDMFNMSKGAFKRALGTLMKAGKVKQENGWTEEV
- a CDS encoding late competence development ComFB family protein, whose translation is MSDPILVNVTEEIVRGLVSFLLRGPEYQTFCKCTICEFDTVALTLNALPSKYVTSMEARDEAFKEMNTPESIERINKEIIHALHVVNKYPRHKVEPTS
- a CDS encoding ArsR/SmtB family transcription factor produces the protein MPKEICETTHVNEEAVTRVQQQMPDLSGVAKFLKALSDETRLKIAYALKVEEELCVCDVASIIGSSVATASHHLRYLKDNNLAKSHRKGKQVYYSLADEHVYQIVTIAYEHAKEGIANGSDTN
- a CDS encoding heavy metal translocating P-type ATPase, with the translated sequence MAATPTKQEYRLQNLSCASCAAKFEKNVKAIPEVQDAQVNFGASKITVVGSISVNQIEEAGAFDGIKVTQSVARTLEKSTPFYRKKENVLAGISLFFVILGYLLVNMRGETNPLPITMFILAILVGGVGIFKTGFRNLARFEFDMKTLMTIAIIGAAIIGEWEEAAVVVFLFAVSEALEAYSMDKARQSIRQLMDIAPPTAIIKRAHGEHFHEIELPTEEIQIGDILIVKPGQKIAMDGIVISGLSAVNQAAITGESIPVNKTVNDEVFAGTLNEEGALEVRVTKRVEDTTIAKIIHLVEEAQAEKAPSQQFVDRFAKYYTPAIMIIAFLVAIIPPLFVGDWQHWIYQGLAVLVVGCPCALVVSTPVAIVTAIGNAARQGVLIKGGVYLEQLGHIEAVAFDKTGTLTKGQPAVTDILTTDERSEDYLLQLVAAVEKQSQHPLAKAILNTLHNKNLQELVPTDFQSVTGKGAYATVDSQRIYVGSLKWVATLASVDKNIENKVKKLQDQGKTVVAVVSNDQLIGLIGIADQLRQESKDVLHKLNALKVKHMVMLTGDAEPTAQAIATTLKMTDVRASLLPEEKLMAIKDLRAQFGAVAMVGDGVNDAPALATANVGIAMGGAGTDAALETADIALMGDDLTKLPYTIGLSRKTLRIIKENIIFALALKLIALLLVIPGWLTLWIAIFADMGATLLVVFNSLRLIRTKK
- the mntR gene encoding transcriptional regulator MntR, which encodes MPTPSMEDHIEQIYLLIANKGYARVSDIAEALSVLPSSVTKMVQKLDKDGYLVYEKYRGLTLTPKGEKLGKRLVQRHELLEQFLRMIGVDEERIYDDVEGIEHHLSWNSIDRIADLVQVMEENPDIVKKLEASKTQHHL